Proteins from one Desulfonatronum sp. SC1 genomic window:
- a CDS encoding FtsX-like permease family protein produces MTTDEPAKGRSPRSTRSVRPVLVIPGLAARHLRHDWVLTACLVIALAAVIAPLLVLLGLKHGTIATLRDRLVEDPVYREIRPAQTSEYDEAWFERVGQWPEIAFLTPTILPLSSVLHVVHPQSGNMHIYDLIPTAPGDPLLLENGAAIPEDGECVLTAEAARRLGLGLGDDLDVRVTRTRAGRGETGEARLRIAGVLEPRAGSLPRIYAPLSFVLDVEAFKEGYGAPRRGWSGDTPEPFLSYDGIVLLFPTALDPISRSGLVINTGFAHIDNLTSDGVLERVGIFPPPEWEAYVVSTPGGVVTPANIRALEQKLRGRDRVVLPFAQGVTLRNQAGQEIQPLGLSLTPAQARWLGLDNLPWGGFTPEAGRGQRLLQGLAAQGMVQDLEFEFSGVRPLSFTLQEVGSTLLGQLVIPVELLGVLRTAQYRAVLHDAEEQRFSMARGGYRGFRLYTRSIDDVPELYRRLQAEGIPTIAQVESIERIRVLDAGLSRLFLLIALLSVSGGAAVLLSSLYAAVERLRRDLGLLRLVGLSRRHVFFFPVVQGLLLAALGLLAGFGGYLALARAINQTFAGELAPGEKFCTLPETYVLTAIILTASLALTSSLVAAWRATRIDPAEVIRDN; encoded by the coding sequence ATGACGACCGACGAGCCTGCCAAGGGACGCTCGCCCCGATCGACTCGTTCCGTGCGTCCGGTCCTGGTCATCCCCGGACTGGCGGCCCGGCATCTGCGCCATGACTGGGTGCTGACCGCCTGCCTGGTCATTGCCCTGGCCGCGGTGATCGCCCCCTTGCTGGTCCTGCTGGGACTCAAGCACGGGACCATCGCCACGTTGCGCGACCGGCTGGTGGAAGACCCGGTTTACCGGGAAATCCGCCCGGCCCAGACCTCGGAATACGACGAGGCCTGGTTTGAGCGGGTTGGGCAGTGGCCGGAAATCGCCTTTCTTACGCCGACGATCCTGCCGCTGTCCTCGGTCCTGCATGTCGTGCATCCCCAAAGCGGCAACATGCATATTTACGATCTGATCCCCACGGCACCGGGTGATCCCCTGCTGCTGGAAAACGGCGCGGCCATTCCCGAAGACGGCGAATGCGTGCTCACGGCGGAGGCGGCCCGGCGGCTTGGGCTTGGTCTTGGTGACGACCTGGACGTTCGTGTGACCCGCACCCGGGCCGGACGCGGCGAAACCGGCGAAGCCCGGCTGCGGATTGCCGGGGTGCTGGAGCCCAGGGCTGGATCACTGCCCCGGATCTATGCACCGCTGTCCTTTGTCCTGGACGTGGAGGCCTTCAAGGAAGGGTATGGCGCGCCTCGACGCGGCTGGTCCGGGGATACGCCGGAACCGTTTCTGAGCTACGACGGCATTGTGCTGCTTTTTCCCACGGCTCTTGATCCCATCAGCCGCTCCGGGCTGGTGATCAATACCGGCTTTGCCCATATCGACAACCTGACCAGCGACGGCGTTCTGGAGCGCGTCGGCATCTTCCCTCCTCCGGAGTGGGAGGCCTATGTGGTGTCCACCCCGGGCGGCGTGGTCACTCCGGCCAACATCCGAGCCCTGGAGCAGAAACTTCGGGGCCGGGACCGCGTGGTCCTGCCGTTTGCCCAGGGGGTGACGCTGCGCAACCAGGCCGGTCAGGAAATACAGCCATTGGGCTTGTCCCTGACTCCGGCGCAGGCAAGGTGGCTGGGTTTGGACAACCTGCCCTGGGGCGGATTCACGCCGGAGGCCGGACGTGGGCAACGCCTGCTGCAGGGGCTGGCGGCACAGGGCATGGTGCAAGATTTGGAATTCGAGTTCTCCGGGGTTCGCCCGCTGTCCTTCACGCTGCAGGAGGTCGGTTCGACGCTGCTGGGGCAGCTTGTGATCCCGGTGGAGCTTCTGGGTGTTTTGCGGACCGCCCAGTACCGCGCTGTACTGCATGACGCCGAAGAGCAGCGTTTCAGCATGGCCCGGGGGGGCTATCGCGGGTTTCGCCTGTACACCCGAAGCATCGACGACGTCCCGGAACTGTATCGCCGCTTGCAGGCCGAGGGCATCCCGACCATTGCCCAGGTGGAGAGCATTGAGCGGATTCGCGTTCTGGACGCGGGCTTGAGCCGGCTGTTCCTGCTCATTGCCCTGCTCAGCGTCAGCGGCGGGGCCGCGGTGCTGCTCTCCAGCCTCTACGCCGCGGTGGAGCGCCTGCGCCGGGATCTGGGGCTGCTGCGTCTGGTGGGCCTGTCCCGACGCCATGTCTTTTTCTTCCCCGTGGTCCAGGGTCTGTTGCTGGCCGCCCTGGGCCTGCTGGCCGGGTTCGGCGGCTACCTGGCCCTGGCCCGGGCCATTAATCAAACCTTTGCCGGCGAACTGGCCCCTGGGGAAAAATTTTGCACCTTGCCGGAAACGTACGTTCTGACGGCCATCATCCTCACCGCGTCGCTCGCCCTGACCAGTTCCCTGGTCGCGGCCTGGCGGGCCACGCGCATCGATCCCGCGGAGGTGATTCGTGACAATTAG
- a CDS encoding ABC transporter ATP-binding protein — protein MPDNHPLLLLQTAVKRREQAGSVFQLSVPDFAVHPGEIVAVVGDSGCGKSTLLDMLALVMRPTSVGRFAIQPDPAGAVVDVRRLWERGDETYLAGLRRHYFGYVLQTGGLLSFLTIRENVTLPLRLHGQGGNMERVEALADRLGVAQCLDRYPDSLSIGQRQRVAIIRALAHDPALVLADEPTAAVDKPRARLIMDELHALARENRTAVVVVTHDMDLVANVDARFVFELEQVSDQEIHSRCLEAV, from the coding sequence ATGCCAGACAATCACCCCCTGCTCTTGCTGCAAACCGCCGTCAAACGTCGCGAACAAGCGGGGAGCGTTTTTCAGCTTTCCGTGCCGGATTTTGCCGTGCATCCGGGAGAGATCGTGGCCGTGGTGGGGGATAGCGGGTGTGGGAAGAGTACGCTTTTGGATATGTTGGCCCTGGTCATGCGACCGACCAGCGTTGGGCGGTTCGCGATCCAGCCTGACCCGGCCGGGGCTGTCGTGGATGTGCGGAGATTGTGGGAACGGGGCGATGAAACGTACCTGGCGGGCTTGCGTCGGCATTATTTCGGCTACGTGCTTCAGACTGGCGGCTTGCTGTCCTTCCTGACGATCCGGGAGAATGTTACGCTGCCCTTGCGCCTTCATGGCCAGGGCGGGAACATGGAGCGGGTGGAGGCCCTGGCCGATCGCTTGGGAGTGGCCCAGTGTCTGGACCGGTATCCGGACTCCCTGTCCATTGGTCAGCGGCAGCGGGTGGCCATTATCCGGGCCTTGGCCCACGACCCGGCCCTGGTCCTGGCCGACGAGCCCACGGCCGCGGTGGACAAGCCCCGGGCCCGGTTGATCATGGATGAGTTGCATGCCCTGGCACGGGAAAACCGCACCGCGGTGGTCGTGGTCACCCATGATATGGATCTGGTGGCGAACGTGGACGCCCGGTTTGTTTTCGAATTGGAGCAGGTTTCGGACCAGGAAATCCATTCCCGCTGCCTGGAGGCCGTATGA